AACGATATTGGGCAACCTTTTATCCTCCAAATCCTCTTCAATGATCTGTCTTAATTCCTCGCATCCACTTACTTCTAGATGATTCAACTCTGGTAGGGATCTCAACATACACTGAGGAAATATTACTTCCAATTTTTCACATTTCTTGATACTTACCTTTTTCAAACTTGAGAACATTGAAAGATCACTTTCAAATTCATGCTCATTTTCAgccatgtttttctttttatttcttttgactCTTGGAGGAGTTATTATATACTTCAAACCATGACAGTCAAATATCTTCAATTTTTCCAATGAAGTCATGGTCTTAGTTACGTATGTCGTAAACAATGAGCCTAACATTGGACATGAATATATCTTAAGAAGTGTAAGGCTAGACAGAAAAAACGATCctgaaaaacaattataattaataacaaaaatgttaGTCAATTAagagtttcattattgttttcaaTAGATTGATCTTGACGAACTAAAATCACAAACTCAAACATCAAATAATCAGCTAATAATGGctaataatgatatttaattcTATCACCAAAAACTTTattgaatttgaagaaaaaaataacattctTATGAGATATGCAATATGGAAAAGGTACCTGAGGGTGTTGATGGAATTGAACTGATTCTGGCCAAAAATCTAAATTGGTTAGATTCAAAATGTTGATGGTCATCTTCCTCAACAATTTCATTTGTTTCTTCATGGTGTGTTGGTGGAAAAACATCCTCAATTATTTGTTCTATATTGCAGTTTATAATCTCAAGCATTTTCAATTGAGTTAGGCCTCCTGTAACACTGACCGAGAATACATGTTTTAATTTTCCACATTTATGTACCTCCACTTGTTGAAGATTCTGGAAAATTCTGGATTGCACAGAATGTTCAATTGTGAATTTATCTTCACTCTTTTTTGTTTTGCCATCATCAGCTACTATATACTCCAATATGTCACAATTGCATATGCGTAATATTTTCAACTCTGTCAGACCTTGAGCAATGACATATGTGAAGAGAGATGTAAACTGTGGGCAATTTTCTATATACAGCTTCTCTAATTTTTCAAAACACCCATTGGCAGGTTGACAACCATGCCATAAAGCTTTTAGATGTTTCATGTTGACTATCCTCATCAAATTCAACTTGGAGAAGAGATTTTCCATCTTACTCAAATGATTGCTAGTGTCAACCAAACACACTATCTCTTCACAATCACGAATCCTGAGTTCTTTCAACTCATTCATGCCTTcttcaatttgaaatatatcagGAATTATATTTTTTGCACCTCCTTTAATATTTGCTACAGATAACTCTTTTGCTTTTTTTGCTAAACCTTTAATAACCTCATTTGATATGTCAAAATAATTAAGTACTAAAGTTCTCTCATAAGAACAAAACTCTTGCCATACATATTcagtataaaaataatcatatccTAATATAATTCCATACCTTTGTAGTGTTTGGGGGACACTAAACGagttaaagaataatttaaccTTTTCTTCCTCGTGATACATCCAGGTGtgtttaaaaatgtataattctTCAAGAAATGGGATTCTTTTGATCTCTTCAAAAATCTTGCTTTTAATGTCACAACTTTGAAACTCTAACAACTTCAAGTTTGTAAGTGGTGTAACTGCAATATCAGTTTGCAAGTCAAGGAATGAAGGCCATGAGCAACGATCAAACGAAAGACTTTCAAGTTTCTTCATGTCTCTTACAAATGAGATGTCCCTCAATTTCCAATATCGAAGCACTAGACAACGCAGATTTGTCAATGCTTTGAAAGACGTTGTTGACAACTGCAACCCATAGTCGCATTTATTGGTAATAATCAAAACTCTAAGTTTTCCCATTCTTTCAAAAATTCCATTCGATACTTCCAATTTTGTTTGTATAGTTAAAAACTCAAGATTGGAACAATCCAAACCATCTGGAAATTTCTCGCACCATAAATATCTTATTGAACCTTGCTCTAAACTTACATCCTTTTTCGGTTCACACTGGACGATCTTATTCTCATTCTTTGCTATCCAATGGGCTACATCACGAACCAAGTCATGCATTTTGACACATTCATGATCCGCCTCCATCATTAAACAAGAACTTACAAGCTTCATTTTGGCCGCAGTCACTTCAATCCTTACCTCTTCATATGTGTCAACTTCTCCAGCCACACCTAACCCTATTGCACATCTTATTAAACATTCCACTGAAATCTCATAATCTTCGGGGAATACAGAACACAAAAGGAAAAGTGATTTAGCTTTTTCATTATCTAGATTATCGTAGCTCAATTGTAAACACTTATAGGGATCTCGCAAACCTTTTCCAATATTGATCGGCTTAGAACTTCTCAATTTATTCAACGCAGCACGCCATATCACCTCTTCTTTTCCCTTCAAGCTACTAACAACAGCTACAATGACAACAGGCAATCCTTTACATTCTTCTGAAATTGATTTTGCCAAATGCTTGATGTTTTCAAGAGTGTCTTCAGACATAAGTGCTCTGTTTTGGAAGAGAGTCCACGCTTCTTCATCAGTTAAGATTGGCAGATAAATCTTTTTCTGAAAATCCATTAAAATACAAACTTCTTCTGATCTAGTGGTAATGAGAATCTTGCAGCCTTTATGGTATTCAGAGGAGGGAATCCCTATGCGACCAAAATCAAGCTTTTCCCATACATCATCCAGAAtcataagaatttttttttcctggGTTAATCTCATGCACAAGCGTTGTGCTCTTTCCATTTCTTGGTTTTCTTGAAATGTATACTGTAATGAACTTGCAATTTTTTCTTGAATTCTTGAAACTTCTATTGTACTAGACACAGGCACGAAAATAACTGTGTCAAAAAGATGCTCAGCTTCTGCTATCTTCTTAACTTCCATTGCTAATGTGGTTTTACCACAACCTCCCATCCCGTACAATCCAGTCATGGCAACCCCATCATCTTTCAGTGCTTCCATTATTTGCTCAAAAGCAAATTTTCTACTATCAAAGTTCATACATTTATCTGTGAGAATATCGAAAGTGTTTGAAGGAATTGAGGCAATGCGTTCAAGTTGTATAAATTGTCTGCCTTCTTGAATGATCTTTTGAAGGTCTGCTTTTTTGTTTGCCAACTTTTTTCCTAAACGGTATCGCCAAATCCAATTTGGACAGTATCCAAAAAAGCAACTCTTTTTGGCATTTGTCTCTCTCAGCAAACGATTCACATTTTCTGAATCAATGTTTGCATTCTCCAACCATTTATCAATAACTTGAGCACTCTTTAAGGTTTGTCTTCGAGCATGTATGACACGATCTTCTACATTTCTTCTCGTTTCGATcaagttgtcttcttct
This Vigna angularis cultivar LongXiaoDou No.4 chromosome 4, ASM1680809v1, whole genome shotgun sequence DNA region includes the following protein-coding sequences:
- the LOC108331722 gene encoding disease resistance protein SUMM2-like isoform X4 — protein: MDILNDFLSGVLKDVACGAVNQLQYSFCFNSFVKELEKEEDNLIETRRNVEDRVIHARRQTLKSAQVIDKWLENANIDSENVNRLLRETNAKKSCFFGYCPNWIWRYRLGKKLANKKADLQKIIQEGRQFIQLERIASIPSNTFDILTDKCMNFDSRKFAFEQIMEALKDDGVAMTGLYGMGGCGKTTLAMEVKKIAEAEHLFDTVIFVPVSSTIEVSRIQEKIASSLQYTFQENQEMERAQRLCMRLTQEKKILMILDDVWEKLDFGRIGIPSSEYHKGCKILITTRSEEVCILMDFQKKIYLPILTDEEAWTLFQNRALMSEDTLENIKHLAKSISEECKGLPVVIVAVVSSLKGKEEVIWRAALNKLRSSKPINIGKGLRDPYKCLQLSYDNLDNEKAKSLFLLCSVFPEDYEISVECLIRCAIGLGVAGEVDTYEEVRIEVTAAKMKLVSSCLMMEADHECVKMHDLVRDVAHWIAKNENKIVQCEPKKDVSLEQGSIRYLWCEKFPDGLDCSNLEFLTIQTKLEVSNGIFERMGKLRVLIITNKCDYGLQLSTTSFKALTNLRCLVLRYWKLRDISFVRDMKKLESLSFDRCSWPSFLDLQTDIAVTPLTNLKLLEFQSCDIKSKIFEEIKRIPFLEELYIFKHTWMYHEEEKVKLFFNSFSVPQTLQRYGIILGYDYFYTEYVWQEFCSYERTLVLNYFDISNEVIKGLAKKAKELSVANIKGGAKNIIPDIFQIEEGMNELKELRIRDCEEIVCLVDTSNHLSKMENLFSKLNLMRIVNMKHLKALWHGCQPANGCFEKLEKLYIENCPQFTSLFTYVIAQGLTELKILRICNCDILEYIVADDGKTKKSEDKFTIEHSVQSRIFQNLQQVEVHKCGKLKHVFSVSVTGGLTQLKMLEIINCNIEQIIEDVFPPTHHEETNEIVEEDDHQHFESNQFRFLARISSIPSTPSGSFFLSSLTLLKIYSCPMLGSLFTTYVTKTMTSLEKLKIFDCHGLKYIITPPRVKRNKKKNMAENEHEFESDLSMFSSLKKVSIKKCEKLEVIFPQCMLRSLPELNHLEVSGCEELRQIIEEDLEDKRLPNIVSPKPCFPKLASLLIQECHKLKCFTSVFVCNDLSNLKILIIKGPTELQEFISCEYDETGKTEVKLPQLKLIIFMHLSNFHQETIFLNVKHRIIRNCPILSLTSTTTPEELQQNFPLKGLEDTKISSLYIESLMDEIKELDKVSTSNNFTEFPSSQINEKSDKKFIEKDYGPKEVAPTTSINSKVDGVVGWKINDWIILHRPTNSTWTNSKYHQNDIRPASDGAKFSSHFFSKHDSEY
- the LOC108331722 gene encoding disease resistance protein SUMM2-like isoform X5 produces the protein MDILNDFLSGVLKDVACGAVNQLQYSFCFNSFVKELEKEEDNLIETRRNVEDRVIHARRQTLKSAQVIDKWLENANIDSENVNRLLRETNAKKSCFFGYCPNWIWRYRLGKKLANKKADLQKIIQEGRQFIQLERIASIPSNTFDILTDKCMNFDSRKFAFEQIMEALKDDGVAMTGLYGMGGCGKTTLAMEVKKIAEAEHLFDTVIFVPVSSTIEVSRIQEKIASSLQYTFQENQEMERAQRLCMRLTQEKKILMILDDVWEKLDFGRIGIPSSEYHKGCKILITTRSEEVCILMDFQKKIYLPILTDEEAWTLFQNRALMSEDTLENIKHLAKSISEECKGLPVVIVAVVSSLKGKEEVIWRAALNKLRSSKPINIGKGLRDPYKCLQLSYDNLDNEKAKSLFLLCSVFPEDYEISVECLIRCAIGLGVAGEVDTYEEVRIEVTAAKMKLVSSCLMMEADHECVKMHDLVRDVAHWIAKNENKIVQCEPKKDVSLEQGSIRYLWCEKFPDGLDCSNLEFLTIQTKLEVSNGIFERMGKLRVLIITNKCDYGLQLSTTSFKALTNLRCLVLRYWKLRDISFVRDMKKLESLSFDRCSWPSFLDLQTDIAVTPLTNLKLLEFQSCDIKSKIFEEIKRIPFLEELYIFKHTWMYHEEEKVKLFFNSFSVPQTLQRYGIILGYDYFYTEYVWQEFCSYERTLVLNYFDISNEVIKGLAKKAKELSVANIKGGAKNIIPDIFQIEEGMNELKELRIRDCEEIVCLVDTSNHLSKMENLFSKLNLMRIVNMKHLKALWHGCQPANGCFEKLEKLYIENCPQFTSLFTYVIAQGLTELKILRICNCDILEYIVADDGKTKKSEDKFTIEHSVQSRIFQNLQQVEVHKCGKLKHVFSVSVTGGLTQLKMLEIINCNIEQIIEDVFPPTHHEETNEIVEEDDHQHFESNQFRFLARISSIPSTPSGSFFLSSLTLLKIYSCPMLGSLFTTYVTKTMTSLEKLKIFDCHGLKYIITPPRVKRNKKKNMAENEHEFESDLSMFSSLKKVSIKKCEKLEVIFPQCMLRSLPELNHLEVSGCEELRQIIEEDLEDKRLPNIVSPKPCFPKLASLLIQECHKLKCFTSVFVCNDLSNLKILIIKGPTELQEFISCEYDETGKTEVKLPQLKLIIFMHLSNFHQETIFLNVKHRIIRNCPILSLTSTTTPEELQQNFPLKGLEDTKISSLYIESLMDEIKELDKVSTSNNFTEFPSSQINEKSDKKFIEKDYGPKEVAPTTSINSKVDVNIHHFI
- the LOC108331722 gene encoding disease resistance protein SUMM2-like isoform X1, with protein sequence MDILNDFLSGVLKDVACGAVNQLQYSFCFNSFVKELEKEEDNLIETRRNVEDRVIHARRQTLKSAQVIDKWLENANIDSENVNRLLRETNAKKSCFFGYCPNWIWRYRLGKKLANKKADLQKIIQEGRQFIQLERIASIPSNTFDILTDKCMNFDSRKFAFEQIMEALKDDGVAMTGLYGMGGCGKTTLAMEVKKIAEAEHLFDTVIFVPVSSTIEVSRIQEKIASSLQYTFQENQEMERAQRLCMRLTQEKKILMILDDVWEKLDFGRIGIPSSEYHKGCKILITTRSEEVCILMDFQKKIYLPILTDEEAWTLFQNRALMSEDTLENIKHLAKSISEECKGLPVVIVAVVSSLKGKEEVIWRAALNKLRSSKPINIGKGLRDPYKCLQLSYDNLDNEKAKSLFLLCSVFPEDYEISVECLIRCAIGLGVAGEVDTYEEVRIEVTAAKMKLVSSCLMMEADHECVKMHDLVRDVAHWIAKNENKIVQCEPKKDVSLEQGSIRYLWCEKFPDGLDCSNLEFLTIQTKLEVSNGIFERMGKLRVLIITNKCDYGLQLSTTSFKALTNLRCLVLRYWKLRDISFVRDMKKLESLSFDRCSWPSFLDLQTDIAVTPLTNLKLLEFQSCDIKSKIFEEIKRIPFLEELYIFKHTWMYHEEEKVKLFFNSFSVPQTLQRYGIILGYDYFYTEYVWQEFCSYERTLVLNYFDISNEVIKGLAKKAKELSVANIKGGAKNIIPDIFQIEEGMNELKELRIRDCEEIVCLVDTSNHLSKMENLFSKLNLMRIVNMKHLKALWHGCQPANGCFEKLEKLYIENCPQFTSLFTYVIAQGLTELKILRICNCDILEYIVADDGKTKKSEDKFTIEHSVQSRIFQNLQQVEVHKCGKLKHVFSVSVTGGLTQLKMLEIINCNIEQIIEDVFPPTHHEETNEIVEEDDHQHFESNQFRFLARISSIPSTPSGSFFLSSLTLLKIYSCPMLGSLFTTYVTKTMTSLEKLKIFDCHGLKYIITPPRVKRNKKKNMAENEHEFESDLSMFSSLKKVSIKKCEKLEVIFPQCMLRSLPELNHLEVSGCEELRQIIEEDLEDKRLPNIVSPKPCFPKLASLLIQECHKLKCFTSVFVCNDLSNLKILIIKGPTELQEFISCEYDETGKTEVKLPQLKLIIFMHLSNFHQETIFLNVKHRIIRNCPILSLTSTTTPEELQQNFPLKGLEDTKISSLYIESLMDEIKELDKVSTSNNFTEFPSSQINEKSDKKFIEKDYGPKEVAPTTSINSKVDGKSNHETYSQELLGGKSTTGSYFTDQQIPLGQTQSTIKMTSDPQAMEQNFPVISSPNMTQNTEEIGRERSRGGPATEGATIKTFPIGRDNISLVNGVTIHKSSGANILPQDSHVVKQDNEMNEDKTEIAPYKTIKIQEGVNLLDKTEGIGIVSHIDVVVTPAFADTRTRLEKYKHFADLNDS
- the LOC108331722 gene encoding disease resistance protein SUMM2-like isoform X3 encodes the protein MDILNDFLSGVLKDVACGAVNQLQYSFCFNSFVKELEKEEDNLIETRRNVEDRVIHARRQTLKSAQVIDKWLENANIDSENVNRLLRETNAKKSCFFGYCPNWIWRYRLGKKLANKKADLQKIIQEGRQFIQLERIASIPSNTFDILTDKCMNFDSRKFAFEQIMEALKDDGVAMTGLYGMGGCGKTTLAMEVKKIAEAEHLFDTVIFVPVSSTIEVSRIQEKIASSLQYTFQENQEMERAQRLCMRLTQEKKILMILDDVWEKLDFGRIGIPSSEYHKGCKILITTRSEEVCILMDFQKKIYLPILTDEEAWTLFQNRALMSEDTLENIKHLAKSISEECKGLPVVIVAVVSSLKGKEEVIWRAALNKLRSSKPINIGKGLRDPYKCLQLSYDNLDNEKAKSLFLLCSVFPEDYEISVECLIRCAIGLGVAGEVDTYEEVRIEVTAAKMKLVSSCLMMEADHECVKMHDLVRDVAHWIAKNENKIVQCEPKKDVSLEQGSIRYLWCEKFPDGLDCSNLEFLTIQTKLEVSNGIFERMGKLRVLIITNKCDYGLQLSTTSFKALTNLRCLVLRYWKLRDISFVRDMKKLESLSFDRCSWPSFLDLQTDIAVTPLTNLKLLEFQSCDIKSKIFEEIKRIPFLEELYIFKHTWMYHEEEKVKLFFNSFSVPQTLQRYGIILGYDYFYTEYVWQEFCSYERTLVLNYFDISNEVIKGLAKKAKELSVANIKGGAKNIIPDIFQIEEGMNELKELRIRDCEEIVCLVDTSNHLSKMENLFSKLNLMRIVNMKHLKALWHGCQPANGCFEKLEKLYIENCPQFTSLFTYVIAQGLTELKILRICNCDILEYIVADDGKTKKSEDKFTIEHSVQSRIFQNLQQVEVHKCGKLKHVFSVSVTGGLTQLKMLEIINCNIEQIIEDVFPPTHHEETNEIVEEDDHQHFESNQFRFLARISSIPSTPSGSFFLSSLTLLKIYSCPMLGSLFTTYVTKTMTSLEKLKIFDCHGLKYIITPPRVKRNKKKNMAENEHEFESDLSMFSSLKKVSIKKCEKLEVIFPQCMLRSLPELNHLEVSGCEELRQIIEEDLEDKRLPNIVSPKPCFPKLASLLIQECHKLKCFTSVFVCNDLSNLKILIIKGPTELQEFISCEYDETGKTEVKLPQLKLIIFMHLSNFHQETIFLNVKHRIIRNCPILSLTSTTTPEELQQNFPLKGLEDTKISSLYIESLMDEIKELDKVSTSNNFTEFPSSQINEKSDKKFIEKDYGPKEVAPTTSINSKVDGVVGWKINDWIILHRPTNSTWTNSKYHQNDIRPASDGAKFSSHFFSKHDSGRERSRGGPATEGATIKTFPIGRDNISLVNGVTIHKSSGANILPQDSHVVKQDNEMNEDKTEIAPYKTIKIQEGVNLLDKTEGIGIVSHIDVVVTPAFADTRTRLEKYKHFADLNDS
- the LOC108331722 gene encoding disease resistance protein SUMM2-like isoform X2; its protein translation is MDILNDFLSGVLKDVACGAVNQLQYSFCFNSFVKELEKEEDNLIETRRNVEDRVIHARRQTLKSAQVIDKWLENANIDSENVNRLLRETNAKKSCFFGYCPNWIWRYRLGKKLANKKADLQKIIQEGRQFIQLERIASIPSNTFDILTDKCMNFDSRKFAFEQIMEALKDDGVAMTGLYGMGGCGKTTLAMEVKKIAEAEHLFDTVIFVPVSSTIEVSRIQEKIASSLQYTFQENQEMERAQRLCMRLTQEKKILMILDDVWEKLDFGRIGIPSSEYHKGCKILITTRSEEVCILMDFQKKIYLPILTDEEAWTLFQNRALMSEDTLENIKHLAKSISEECKGLPVVIVAVVSSLKGKEEVIWRAALNKLRSSKPINIGKGLRDPYKCLQLSYDNLDNEKAKSLFLLCSVFPEDYEISVECLIRCAIGLGVAGEVDTYEEVRIEVTAAKMKLVSSCLMMEADHECVKMHDLVRDVAHWIAKNENKIVQCEPKKDVSLEQGSIRYLWCEKFPDGLDCSNLEFLTIQTKLEVSNGIFERMGKLRVLIITNKCDYGLQLSTTSFKALTNLRCLVLRYWKLRDISFVRDMKKLESLSFDRCSWPSFLDLQTDIAVTPLTNLKLLEFQSCDIKSKIFEEIKRIPFLEELYIFKHTWMYHEEEKVKLFFNSFSVPQTLQRYGIILGYDYFYTEYVWQEFCSYERTLVLNYFDISNEVIKGLAKKAKELSVANIKGGAKNIIPDIFQIEEGMNELKELRIRDCEEIVCLVDTSNHLSKMENLFSKLNLMRIVNMKHLKALWHGCQPANGCFEKLEKLYIENCPQFTSLFTYVIAQGLTELKILRICNCDILEYIVADDGKTKKSEDKFTIEHSVQSRIFQNLQQVEVHKCGKLKHVFSVSVTGGLTQLKMLEIINCNIEQIIEDVFPPTHHEETNEIVEEDDHQHFESNQFRFLARISSIPSTPSGSFFLSSLTLLKIYSCPMLGSLFTTYVTKTMTSLEKLKIFDCHGLKYIITPPRVKRNKKKNMAENEHEFESDLSMFSSLKKVSIKKCEKLEVIFPQCMLRSLPELNHLEVSGCEELRQIIEEDLEDKRLPNIVSPKPCFPKLASLLIQECHKLKCFTSVFVCNDLSNLKILIIKGPTELQEFISCEYDETGKTEVKLPQLKLIIFMHLSNFHQETIFLNVKHRIIRNCPILSLTSTTTPEELQQNFPLKGLEDTKISSLYIESLMDEIKELDKVSTSNNFTEFPSSQINEKSDKKFIEKDYGPKEVAPTTSINSKVDGKSNHETYSQELLGGKSTTGSYFTDQQIPLGQTQSTIKMTSDPQAMEQNFPVISSPNMTQNTEEIGRERSRGGPATEGATIKTFPIGRDNISLVNGVTIHKSSGANILPQDSHVVKQDNEMNEDKTEIAPYKTIKIQEGVNLLDKTEGIGIVSHIDVVVTPDTRTRLEKYKHFADLNDS